In Panthera tigris isolate Pti1 chromosome D2, P.tigris_Pti1_mat1.1, whole genome shotgun sequence, one DNA window encodes the following:
- the CD2H10orf120 gene encoding uncharacterized protein C10orf120 homolog — MIREWENGFQKTGKQRPQERKAAEGRWRMRGAPVRMYNTSDSFWDKAPLCCQRGLSPTSPLGIWTKSYKSDPRIALGKYSPLEKEILRLGGVHTVAARRFLTHKQEEEWEMLKELQSLSPDYKRALKFETQHPRPCATCRPREKLWTAKVIVPPEEFRMPQREKLTVVRHVERMQLARALRNKQLLPYIERLRGSSFLSGGGLGPTAKDKTREDEDSEVVAFYDSAKQEERGEAENKATSRREIKMNVIFKSEEPKQRLTCHPNDQKPFFPTKKAERSITGLTNRNLFRLADFPGDLMLMSQDFISRGVHPADMTKASLLGEDSIWKGYSHKAL; from the exons ATGATCAGGGAATGGGAGAATGGCTTCCAGAAGACTGGGAAACAGAGGCCCCAAGAAAGGAAGGCTGCAGAGGGCAGGTGGAGGATGCGTGGAGCGCCAGTCAGAATGTATAACACAAGCGATTCCTTTTGGGATAAAGCCCCCCTGTGCTGTCAGCGGGGTCTGAGTCCTACTTCGCCGTTGGG GATATGGACCAAATCCTACAAATCAGATCCACGCATCGCCCTCGGAAAATACTCCCCCTTGGAAAAAGAGATCCTA CGGCTGGGTGGTGTCCACACCGTGGCGGCAAGGAGATTTCTGACCCACAAGCAAGAGGAGGAGTGGGAAATGCTCAAGGAGCTCCAGTCGCTGTCTCCGGACTACAAGCGGGCGCTGAAGTTCGAAACACAGCATCCCCGTCCCTGTGCCACCTGCAGGCCCCGGGAAAAACTATGGACGGCCAAGGTGATCGTGCCCCCAGAGGAGTTCAGAATGCCCCAGCGCGAGAAGCTCACTGTCGTCAGGCACGTAGAACGGATGCAGCTTGCTCGAGCCCTACGGAATAAGCAGCTGTTGCCCTACATCGAGAGGCTCAGGGGCTCTTCATTTCTGTCTGGAGGGGGCCTGGGCCCAACGGCAAAAGACAAGACCAGGGAAGACGAGGACAGCGAGGTCGTGGCTTTCTACGACTCTGCCAAGCAAGAGGAGAGAGGCGAGGCAGAGAACAAAGCCACAAGCAGacgagaaataaaaatgaacgtCATCTTCAAGTCAGAAGAACCGAAACAACGTCTCACATGCCATCCAAACGATCAGAAACCGTTCTTCCCCACCAAGAAAGCGGAACGGTCCATCACTGGCCTAACCAACCGAAATCTTTTCCGCTTAGCTGACTTCCCTGGTGACCTAATGCTGATGAGTCAGGATTTTATTTCCCGGGGGGTCCACCCCGCTGATATGACAAAGGCCAGCCTCCTGGGGGAAGACAGCATCTGGAAAGGGTACTCGCACAAAGCTCTTTAG